In the genome of Scylla paramamosain isolate STU-SP2022 chromosome 10, ASM3559412v1, whole genome shotgun sequence, the window GGTTATAAGGTGCAAGATGTTAGCATTTCTCATTAgaataaaaatttgttttccagATATTCATTAGTTAATGTGTGtgcagtatttttattttatcccaAAAGTGTGCTCTCACAAAAATTACTACAATTCAATGCAATTTAGACCTCAAAACCTCTTCATACAAGTTCATAATATTTtggaaaatttatttatttttttatttaattgtatGAATTAGCCTGGTGATGTTTGAGCTGATTTTCATTGTAACAAATGTTTTGTCCATTTTTCTTTGAGGTGGTACTTCAGCCATGTCCACAAGAGTGGTTGTGATTCACACTTCAAGTCCATGGGAATATGGTGTAAACAGTGGCTTGCATGTATGTAacttctttacattttctggAGTTACAACATAACTTATAGTAGTTGTTGAGTCTTAAGCAACTGTGTTCAAACTgcagttcttgtttttttttaatccttattCTTAATTAACCATACACATGGACGCTGCCTCAGGAGATCAATAAAGTGTAGTGTGCTGACCCATGTCTAGTCAATGTTGTTGGTATCTGCCATGGTGATGGGTCAAAATGACAGTTATTTCCTACTTGAGAAGCAGACAGCTGCTAGCAGGCTATGCTGCacacaacacaataaaaaaaatgcttgcaaCCACATTCCCAGAGAAGTGCACTGTGGGAGCCCTCCTCATCACCAGATTCCACATTCATGTACAAAGTGTGTATTCATAACCCCTAGTGTGGATGTAACTTTAGTAAATTTTATCTTTAATcctctaaagaaaaaaaaagggggggggaaaAGACATACCTGGTCGAGGAATGTGGTGTATTTTGAGGGAGTTATCAcatgaaatggaaagaacagATGCATCAGAGTATCCACGCACCATCTGTGATACTTTGTTCTGTGTTGGCAGCCATTCTAAGCCTGTTATAAACATGCTATGGGCTTCCTCCACCACAAGGAGTTGCTGAAATACAGTACGCTCAGTAAGAGCATGCACATATATCAAACCAATTGCAATGAAGTAAacatgtatagaaaaaaattcTATGATTTATAGATTTGAATCACCTGCATAAgaacaaaatattttcagtcATTACAATGACTGAAAATCACTGCCATGTTAACATCAATATCTTCAGAAATCATTCTAAAATATTCATGTATCacaggtaaaaataataaatctgcAATAAAGCAGAGCAATATCTTAACTTATTATACTGATAACTGATACAAAGATTACAAACCAATCATGATATGTACTTGTAAACTGAAGGCAATGAGAATGTAGATAGAACCACCCATGGTTCCTGTAGCCAAGTACTGGCCATTGTCACTCAGAGCCAAGCTGCTCAAAGTTCCTGCCAAGCTTTTTGTTCGCTCTTGTTTATATGTTTTCCCACACCACTTTGCCACAATAGCTGGTTTTTTAGTTCCTCCAACTGGATTGCTGATTGTGAAGAGTCTTGCCTTCTGTATGCTTCCCTCAACAATGCCATATCTGCAAAGCACAGGCTTTGAAGAGGGTAACATGAGTGCTATAcaatgcataagaaaataagaaataacagaCATGTTAACTTTACATAATGCTATTTAGCATACCATAAGGGCAAATCTgttgaaaggaaaatattagaatGGATCTAGACCTatcttgtaataaaaaaaatggtcaaATGGTGTAAATGCATTTAACAGGAcaaagcagaggaagaagcataCTTGGCACGGAAGCATTTGTATCTGACTCCATTAGTCTGCAATACCACATGTGTTAGTTTGCTTCCATCTTTGAGGTTCCACACACAACATTCATATGTTGGCTTACACACAGAGACAACCTGCAAGGGAATGGATAAATTTGGTCTTAAGTaaatgaatgggaaaaaaaaaaaatatgaatatatataaaatgtgatGTGACCATCTTACATATTTTAAGAAATACGAAAAAGTACCTGTTTACAATCTGGTTTGATGTCAAGGACATCAACTTCCTTTTCATGAGCTTTTatctgcctttcttttttcatatctgGCAAACTCCAGACTCTTAAGTAACCATCTGTCCCTCCGgtcaccaaaaacttgtaatcaGGAGATATTCCACAACACTTCTGGTAAGTCTCCTCCTCTAATGCATTTCTGGAAATAAACACAGGCAGATTTACCTCAGATGTGTACAATTTCTACATCAATTGGATATAAATATCAAGAACAAATTTTAAATATAAGTAATTACTTACTTAAAGACTGTCTCTGTGGAGCTCAGTTTTTCCACAtcaaatgtaaagtacttagtTCCTCGGAGAGTTGTATTGATGGATCGccgtctctttttctcttctgatacttcttctttttctgttgatCCTTCTTCTGCACTCTTCtcacttattcttctttttctcaggAAGCCTCCTGCATGGCCTGGAAAAGAGTATGCAAGAAATGACACACTTTGCATTTCTGCCATTATTCTTAAATTCCTCTGACAAGTTTATCCTCAGGATAAAAATTAACCCAAAACTATATGTTGAATACTTGTCCAGTGGACAGTGAGGATCTGGAAATAAACACTTTCATTTAATACCTTTCATGCAGAAATAACAAATTCCTAACAGCTAAGGtgatacctgagagagagagagagagagagagagagagagagagagagagagagagagagagagagagagagagagagagagagagagagagagagagagagagagagagagagagagagagagagagagagagagagagagagagagagagaatatgggaaTCTGGAGCATTGCAAAATAAGTTAGATGCATAACTCAAAGAAACCAAGAAAGTAACACTCAACTATTATCTTCACCACATTGAAGCTTTAAGCTGGTCAGCTGCCAGAATGAGCAAGTTCCCTGTCTGTCCATCTTTGTTGCTGTGTCACTCTTACTTGACTTCTCATTTTCCATGGCATTTAAGCAAATGTTAAGTACCACTGCTGCCAGTGACTTCTAAGAGTGCTTAAGGAAACATAAATTGCTGGATTTGGAGACAAAATAAGAGAGGCACATTGTATGCAGTCAACTCACACTGTATATACCTCCCCATTCAAAGTTAACTTCACAAACTGCAATTTTACTAGCTGCCATGTTTTTCAAGAGCACAATCTGTATGTTACAGAAATCTCTTTGATATTCTTCTAGACCAAGAATGTATTCAGCCTAAAAAGATACAAACATAAAAATcacctttatcttttccttttgaagattgttgtaatgttatttcttcctttttcactgTTCTGAGAGTTGGTTTCAGCTTCATAATGACACACTTCTCCTCAAGACCCATAGCCAGTGTGATGACAGGTGCTGTCTTTACAGTGGTGGCTGCTGTGATGGCCCCAGGCCATGCCACCATATTGGTGATACAGTAATCACCAACTTCATATGAGAGGACTCGTTCTCCAACTGTTTGGCTTCCATTGTGGTAAAGCTCAAATACATCCTGCAAAATAGAAATGACAAATATACCAATGTTTTTTGTAGACGTgctacaaatttttttttttttctttttcacaacaCACAAGTGCTtcaggaaagaacaaaaattttGCATAAAATTTTGCATAAGATGTAACTTTAGAAAATTCTGCTCTGAATTAGTCTTGTTTTAGGTAAAATGTTTAATTCCTATGAGGGAAACACATGGGCAGTATCTAATAAATCACAGTTGACTCAACATTTGTGGGGCTTAGGTAACAAATATCCATGAATGTTAAATATCCACAAATAACTGGTGTACTCCTTAAAAATCCTTATCCTCCCAACAGTGGTTTGCCCCTTAAGAACACACCTGATCTTCTCTGGGCTTTGTTGAAATatagaaaaaccttatcaacatgtatttgtattttaggttaggttagatactgttagttaggttagtgttcTTAAGAGGGGGTCCTGGTTAGAATAtataatgttaggttagattagtgtcctTATGGCGAGGTCCAGAGGGGAGGTGGTCCCCcctggttaagttaggctaggtaagGTAAAGATAGGTTAGGCTAGAAATTTCCCCTCTTGTCAAAATATAGCATCTCATCCTTAGACTTTACATGAATGTCCAAATTTGGCCAAATTTGTTTTTCTCCCACCGTAaaacttcactttctccatctaccccccccccccaacaaaaTCCTCAATTCTGCACAGGTCCCCCAAGCTTGTTTGGGTAAAGGGGAGGAGCTAAGTGACAAGGAATTATTGTAAATTTTTACCATATAATCCATAAAGAATTTCTATAGTACAGTAGTATACATATTGTctatatggatttttttttagagagagagagagagagagagagagagagagagagagagagagagagagagagagagagagagagagagaaatattcacAAATGTATCACAGCTGGTTGATTCACTCCATGCCTCCCTCACCCACATACAGTCTCTTGCCCATCATGTGCAATCTCCTGATCATTACACACACTCTCCTAATGGCTAAATAGCTAAGAATACTTCCAAATGAAACAAATCATATTTACTATTGTGGGCTGTGTATAACCTGTAATGGACAGATATTTCTGTGAATTCTAAATATATCAACATAATTCAGCTATTAAAATACTTGAAATGTTATGGTCATGTAGGGTTGAGAGGTTAGCCCAACTGGGTTACACTTAGATTGTATCAAGGAGTTTAACTCTTAAtcagtaaagaaaagaacaaactaCGCGGCATGCCATTTTAGCCTTTGTGAGGCAATACTGCTTATCAAGCACAGTAACAAGTGCAAATGTCTCAAGGGCCACAGAGGATAAGCTTACAAATTGATTCTTAACGCCCGTCTTGGccgagccgccgccgccgcccaccaccacatGCCGCcctcccaccgccaccacgGCGTAGCTGGGGCAATACAGGTTGGCTACTGCTTCACATTTCTTCTGGTTAGACATGTTGGACCACGAATCACGAGCCACCACGTCTTGGTCTTGATGCTGTGTAAGGCTACGACAACCCTGAGATGCTGTGAGGCTGTCACAGGAGTGGCGGCTGACTGGCCCTCTTGAAGAAAGCACAGGCAAGGAGTTTTGCCGTTATCAGGGCAAAAGGAGTGAGGTTCAGGATCAGGAGTTGTAACAAGGcaggagtggatgggtggaaggcCACCACGTCGGCGGCAGCGGCTGTCAGCTGTCAGCTCACTGTTGACACACGTCACACTCATAGTTCTGGTTCACGCAATGGGGATTTGCTGTTCAATATCACATCCAATTTTAGAAATGGTTTAAATTTCCTCATAGTATTTCACAATATAGTATAAATTAGATATTTATGCCTGCACTAATATCTAAAGTAGTATATTATATGCAtttatacttttattattacatAAAGCTGATATAAGACCCTTCCAGAGATTTTTCTCCGCGTGTAGTACGGTGCATTGAAATGACTACCAAATACTCGGTCCCTCACTATATCTATAATGCCTCCAGCAGTCATTCCAATACGCTTACACTTCTACAATGACCCCAATGGTTCCACAATACCCCCCTGCACCCCATTAAATGACTGTCATACGCCCATATTCCTTTAAATGGCGTCcctatatcttatgattgttaCTATAACATAACatgaagaagctgaaaagagcCAGCAAATTTACACTTGACAGTCCTGTATGAAACATCCTAACTATATCCATCTATAATTCCAATCTATAAATTTACCTAATAAACAGCCAACACCCCGAGTACCacattttattggatttttgatgcccttggccagtgtccttcctacataaaaaaaaaaaagtaactctGGTCTCACTATAGTCTCTCAGAGCTTTCTACGCGCAGCGAAATTTCTGTAATGCTCCCTACATTCCATATCTTGACACCTTTATCTTTACAATAGATCCTATACTCCTACAGTTCACTATGCACCTCTACAATGATCACCACAGTATTATAATGACTCCTACCTCCACAATGACTCATACACTCATAGGATAACTCACCCATACAATGACCCCTTTACCTCTATAATGCTGCCATTTACTACTGCAATGCACTATGTATCTCCATAACGATTAGCATACCACTATAATGGCTCCTATACCTCTACAATGTTTCCACATACCTCTACATCAACCTCTCACACTCATACAATGAAACACTCATTCctgtatttcctcatttttttttttttgcccccactatatatatatatatatatatatatatatatatatatatatatatatatatatatatatatatatatatatatatatatatatatatatatatatatatatatatatatatatatatatatatatatatgtgtgtgtgtgtgtgtgtgtgtgtgtgtgtgtgtgtgtgtgtgtgttactttctttataattttattactgagattactattaacattttaatatattttgatCCTGAACATACACTCAATCTTCTTTCTCatatcctcttcctcaacctcttttttttcttttacttctctatggtataatatatatatatatatatatatatatatatatatatatatatatatatatatatatatatatatatatatatatatatatatatatatatatatatatatatatatatatatatatatatatatatatatatatatatatatatatatatatatatatattttttttttcttttttttctttttcttttttacaagttttctcttcattttctttatgtaattactgtttactttatattgcatttttttccttgattctATTCATTCATGTAAAGTTTTTACTTCATcagctttttagtgtttctatttttttttaataagtacTACTAATACAATCAGTAGTTAAACAGTAAAGcaatatttatattaattacTACCTCCCTTTAAGGTCATTTGATAAAATTTCCATGTATAATCTGTATAGCCTTTCCTATTTGTTCCCATTGCCTCTgagctctctctttctccactattactactactactgctactgctgtatTTAagtcaaactactactactactactactacaaccattaccaccaatactactacttttatgaCTACTCCCCAAAGCTAGATGAGGTACACATTAAaaccattatatattttttgagcACCTGTGAGACTTTCCAGTACATAACTTACTCCAGTGATCACCATTTGCCCTTTTCCTGTCAACTCAAATGGATTTATATACTCTATAATACTGTAATGCTATTTAGTATCTCCACAAGTGAGTGCTGAGTTAAGAAGTGTAAGTGCCCCTCTCTAAGCCCAAGTAGGCTCATGACACAGTATGATAACAGATTCAAACAATTATAAGCAATTATTGcttataattaaaaagaaaaaggaaataaagaaagaagctgCCATTAACTACAGCAGAATCCTCTCCAAACTGGGTGGTAGTATGTGTACAAAACGAATCACTCTTGGTTTACTTACCTGATGTTTACTATTCCTAATTGACTTGTCTGATTAATCATATGCTGGACTCAGgatcacaaagagagagagagagagagagagagagagagagagagagagagagagagagagagagagagagagagagagagagagagagagagagagagagagagagagagagagagagagagagagagacatcttgtacttcaatcaatttttatcaatatcaattattttgtttcttggtattgtaaccaaatagttcatatcctctgtaactaaaatagtttatatcctctagtatatatacatatttatttctgtttgtttaattattctcaaaacaaatatttgcttgtttataatcagattccacttcaattttctctatttctcatgtataattatgatttttctcctttccttcctgttcttgcaaagccatttatccctaaatcttttgttattgctatttatttattttttttacattttcttcaattagatttttagtttagtgttgttttacatttcagtattaagtagatattaagtgtgcccaaaaagcttatgcttcataaggggctgtttgtctttcaattaattgtaccttaagcttatatatgtactacagacaaacataataaagtgtttaaagtgtttaaagggagagagagagagagagagagagagagagagagagagagagagagagagagagagagagagagagagagagagagagagagagagagagagagagagagagagagagagagagagagagagagatttcatcatTAAGAACCAGCTTCTGTGGCATAACTTTTTGCTCCTTTCCTCAAGACAGCATCAGCTTGATACATGATTGGTAAGACTAATGAAAACCGTCAATGTTTTGCTTCATATCCCTTGATTTCAGACTTAAAAGTacttaaacaaaaataaatatatatgcaaTTCATATTATATTGTTTGTACTATCACAATGTAGCCTACAGGAATACAGCAAAAGGTATAAGGAAACATGAATTACTATATCTTTTACACATCTGTACATCAGCTGGTACATTTGTTCATGTGGCACTGACTTTTTGCTTTGACATCACTAACAAAAGTCATGTGTGCAAACTCAATTCAACCACAACAACATCTTtcataaaacaattaaaatctAAGATCACATGTTTACCAAGAAAAGAGGATCTCATAAACTTGGATAAAAGGTTAGAGAAAACCCAGAGTAATATATGTATCTCAGTTTTGAAGAAACTGCCATTCAGTATGGACATGCCTTGCTGAGTGCTGAATGCTGTTCAAGTGGCACTGGCAGCATGACAGGATACCTTGGCCACAGTCCTTAGTTAGTGGTCATGCTAACCATCTCATACAAGTCATACTAACCATCTCATAACATTAGTACAAGCTGAACAACACACTATTGATCTGGTGCCTCACATTCTCATGCCTGAATTTCAGTTCAGATTTACAACCTGGAATACCTTATCTTTTAATAATACTAACAAGCACTTCTCTTTTGGAAGGACCTGTCTAGTTGTTTGGTAAAAAAATGCTGAGTGGTATCTGCACAATACATATTGTAAAATTATGGTTGGGGCAACGTGTCTAAAAACAAATTGTACATCGATTTGCAAAGAATGCTACACAATACCTGTATTCAGTTAACAGCAAGTTCACAATAAAGTATACATATATAGGATCACTATGTATCCTCTATTTCCATCCTAGGATACATTCATACTATTTGTTTTTTGTAAGAAAAACAACTCATGCACACATATGAAAAGAATGTTGGTCAACACAATACACTGATAAAGGAGGATATGGCAGATCCATCATGTGGAGAAGAGATACCTAGTGTAACCAGAACACTCAACACCtacacactctctcttcccagtaGGGGATTCTAACACTGTACACCAACCAGGGGCATCATTTCCAACACTAGACATGGAGTATGCCTACATACATCTTTGGcacaaattaaatatattaagaAACTGGAAAACATTTCTGCATTGGATATATACACTACATAttttattaaaaatattattaattttcatagaTACAAACATATACCATAACACATGTAGACAGCATAACATAGATTTTCTATAATATGGGTTCTCTCagttatatataaatatcttaTGATtgatgattgattaattaatgaaattaatgaaacttGTTTTTAACAGCTACTATGGCTTCTTAATGATGATTCACTACATTACACAACATTCTGCTTTATGAGAATTTTGTGATGCATTTGTTGGCAACTTGAGTCTGTTTTCCCGATTCTTCCAACTCGGCAGGTCAATCAAGTTTGCAATGTGCTGTGTGCATAGAAAATGGCCCTTCTTCTTTGCATCTATTCatgttctttatatatatatatatatatatatatatatatatatatatatatatatatatatatatatatatatatatatatatatatatatatatatatatatatatatatatatatacacacttgaAGCTACTTGAAAAGTTGTTCCCTGGCCGACATGTATTGACAATAGACAGCTTCCATGTTATAGATGAGATGAACAGGGAAAGATCCAGACTTTCTTCTTCAGTTTATTGCTTGCAATGTTTCACCTTCACAAAAGGCACCATCAGGCATTGCATGGTCTGGAGAAGGTGTAGAGTCCTCAACACCATATCTCTACACCTTCTCCATTCCATGCAATGCCTGGTGATGCCTTCTGTGGAGGTGAAACATTGCAAGCAATAAACTGAAGAAGAAACTCTGGATGTTTTGCTGTTCATCTCATCTATAACATGGAACCTGTCTACTGTCAACATACCTGGCCCGGGGAACAACTTTTCAAGTAGCTTCAAGTTAATGGGATGGACCATAAtcttcactatatatatatatatatatatatatatatatatatatatatatatatatatatatatatatatatatatatatatatatatatatatatatatatatatatatatatatatatatatatatatatatatatatatatatataaacacacacacacacacacacacacacacacacacacacacacaaacacacacacacacacacacacacacacacacacacacacacacacacacacacacacacatttttcagaTGGACCTTCTATGGTCTTTAAAAACAATGTTGAGAAGCACACAACACAGGACACAAAATTGCCCAGCTGAGTATGTGAAAAAGGTCAGGCTGTGTAACTCAAGTTCAGTCACTTCATGACAGTGGGTGATCCTAGAAAGTGAACTGTTTTCTGTCATGCAATGACTGTCATTCAGTTATACTTTCTTTCACATTAAAACCACTATGTtcaaacatacgtacatacatacagaaaaaaaaaaaaaaaatatatatatataatatatatatatatatatatatatatatatatatatatatatatatatatatatatatatatatatatatatatatatatatatatatatatatatatatatatatatatatatatatatatatatatatatatatatatatatatatgaggctgacataaaaatactgataataacTAGGTAGACAAGAGAGTAGCTTTGGCACATTGCTAGCATGGCCACGAGAATGCCCCTTGAGGTGCCCAGCACACAGGGAGACACTCCTGGATGTCTTGAGGTGTACAGATAACTTGGTTTGAGGCAAGATGATAtgtgagaaatgtgtgtgtgtgtgtgtgtgtgtgtgtgtgtgtgtgtgtgtgtgtgtgtgtgtgtgtgtgtttatatatatatatatatatatatatatatatatatatatatatatatatatatatatatatatatatatatatatatatatatatatatagttttactTAGGGAATGCCTTTCATTAGATATAAAACTATTAAAGACACTGCAGATAAAACTTTGTGAAATTCCCTCATATAATTGGCACTAGAAATTTGGTTTGAGCATGAAGAAGCTAAATTTATAGCTGTACATCTTTCTATGCAAATAAATACTTTACCCTAATCTAAGTATTTACTATTTTATAGTTGGAGTCACAAGATAAACATATCAGAATATGCTTTATAACATGGTCATTCATCCCTTGTAATAAAATCTTTAAATTTTTGTAAAATACTATGAAAATACACCTTTTATATGTTTATGTATTATCTAGGTATATGAATATTACAACCCTCAGCAATTAAGGTACTCTTTTTCAACTACTCTCCACCTGGTCAGTGAGTGCCAACCAGGGAGTGGTAAGACAAAGTGAGGGTTGATGAGGGTGTCATGGCAGAGGCAGCAGAAAGTACCTGAAGCTACAGGAGTGCCCACCCATCATGGAACTTACTCCTCACTGTCACCTTAAACATCTAAAATTTTCCTGAAGGTCAGTAGATTCTTTTTGCAACAAATACTACACATGTCAGTTCATAGTGCAATTTGCTGACTATATGTCTTTTGATGTAAGGATGCTTCCTATAAGTTTTACTTAACTTTCTAAGCATCTCAAAAATAATTGCAATTGGAGTGAAGACTGATCCACTGTGGAAGACTCTCTACCTTCATACATTGTGACCTGCAGCATCCCTCAACTTCCCAGTGGTTCCATCTAACCATTAAATAATCcttaaaaacagaaacaggttCCTGCCTGTCATAACCTTTCTTCACTGGGACCACAGGAATCACCTGGCCTCATTTCATCATCTTTGGTGGGAGATTTCTTTCTGAAGGATAAGGACTTGAAAAGCAAAGCCTTAGTGGACTCTGGCTTTTTTTTCAAGCCTTTTAGTCCATCAGTTGACTGAACTCCTTTAGTATGACTAAGCATTGGTTGATGTCGGATAAGTCTGACAGCTCCATCCGCCTGCTGCTTCTTGGTCTCTTCTAAAAGGTTGTCCTCAGAGCCACCTGGAGTATTTTCTGCTGTGTGGGTTTCAGTTGCTGCTGATCTCCTCAGTCGACCATTCTTTCTTGGCAAGACATCAAGAGATAAACTAAAACCTTTGTGCTTCAAGATAGAGTTTGTAACTAATACACACTTTTCTGAGAGTGTTGGTGAAGGTTGAGCACTAGATGACACACAAGGCTTTTTTTGTTCAATAAGTTCAAAGGAGGTAGAAGTTTTTATTTCTAATGCAGAGATAAGACCCTCAGAAGAAGATTCCTTGCATTTGTCTcgtgctttctctttttcatgaTTATTGAACATATTTTCATCACACTGCGATTTCTGGGGATTTGTACCAAAGCTAATTCTTGGCCGTGATATATGAAATGTTCGGTGATGTCTACTCTTTGTGGGCTCTGATTTACTCCTACTACGTTTCAGAACACTCTGCAGGCCACCCTGTTTATACCTCGTGCTTCGACTGCCCACCAAGGTTGACCCATTGGAGGTCCTGTCCTTGTCACTGGATGAGAGACGTTCTGAGAAAATTCTAAACCGAGCAAACAAAGactccttttcacttttcttaggATGCACCTCATCATCTTCAGGTTCATTCTTGGCCTCAGCATGTGGGAGGAGCCGATCCTCAAGGGCTCTCGGTGACACAGTTCGCTCACAGCTGGAGCGCCCGCCAACACTGCTGCGTCGCTCTGAGCTGTTCCTCCGGGATGGGGAGATATGAATGTCTGTGGCAATTTTAAATCTTGATGTCCTTTCACTCACATCCACTTCTGTCTCTGTGTCCATTTCTGTCCCATCCCCATAATCACAGGTGCTGGAACGGTACATGGACATCCGTGATGATGCCCTGCTCCCGATGCTGAAGGAGCTTTCCGTTTTCTGCACAACCCTCTTAGAGTTTTCCCGAGACAGGTGAGTGAGGTGACTATTAGTATTGGGTTTCTCcacctccagttcctcctcttcaatTGCTGGTTCCAGGATGTTTTCTTGCTCTTCTGAAGCCTTTTTTGCagcttcatttaattttctgtaGTGATCCAATGCAAACCTCACTGGCTGGATGATCAGTTCCTAGAAAATATGAATGATGATCAGTTCCTAGAAAATATAATAGTGCATTTTTAGGCTTtagtattacacacacacacacacacacacgcacactaatTATCACTAAGATTAgaccaaagctggaatatgctgaatcagtgtggtctccccacaagaagaaacatgtcaaaaaactagaaaggataT includes:
- the LOC135104449 gene encoding prolactin regulatory element-binding protein-like, translated to MSNQKKCEAVANLYCPSYAVVAVGGRHVVVGGGGGSAKTGVKNQFDVFELYHNGSQTVGERVLSYEVGDYCITNMVAWPGAITAATTVKTAPVITLAMGLEEKCVIMKLKPTLRTVKKEEITLQQSSKGKDKGHAGGFLRKRRISEKSAEEGSTEKEEVSEEKKRRRSINTTLRGTKYFTFDVEKLSSTETVFKNALEEETYQKCCGISPDYKFLVTGGTDGYLRVWSLPDMKKERQIKAHEKEVDVLDIKPDCKQVVSVCKPTYECCVWNLKDGSKLTHVVLQTNGVRYKCFRAKYGIVEGSIQKARLFTISNPVGGTKKPAIVAKWCGKTYKQERTKSLAGTLSSLALSDNGQYLATGTMGGSIYILIAFSLQQLLVVEEAHSMFITGLEWLPTQNKVSQMVRGYSDASVLSISCDNSLKIHHIPRPGMVPVWVVAILATVVLCFAFLLANFLGL